ATAGACAGGTTAAAACGTACCGCAGGTGTTGAATTGGTGCACTACCATTTGCTAACCTGGATTGCATCTCTACCAATGACAACTTTCAAGACATTATCGAGCTGACCAATCACAAACAAGGAATGAAATTCATCTAGCCTAAAGTAACTGTAATAATAATTTTGTCCGCAAGTCGGCGCTCTGCTACCACTGCACTGTATTTGTGTTGTCTGGCGGTAAACTTACTAACTTAGGCGTACGTACGTGTATGGTGGCGTTATCGTGGTCATGTGAAGATATTTTCCGGTCATTTTCTGTCTGAGGCCAAGGCAGTTGTACACAGCACGCTCTCTTGGTAGGCACATAGGTAATTTCTAGCTTCAAAGAGAAATTCAGAAAGGGACTAGGGCCGGGCGGGGCCATTTGGGTGGATACGAGGCACGAGGGACATGGACAAAGCCAAACGTCAACAGAACTAATTAGCTTGCTATGAACTTAGAGTAAAATTTAGTTTGCAGTGAAGCCATGTTGCTCCTTTTCATGAAACTTCTGTGAAGTTATCTAGAACGCTAGCACATAAGTGTCGTTCTCGGTTCAAAGGATATTTCACTCATGTCATCCGCATGTTTACGTTTAccggagggaggggggcagttcaATCTACACTTTACAAATGCGTATGCCGCGTCTCTGTGTCAAAGAAGCTCCAGGTTTGTAGATTTATTGTCGTATTTTGGCAATTTTCACGCTTTTTTCACACCACCAGCATCATAAACAAGTATCATATAGCTTTCTTAGGGCgtacttttaaagttttgtccttggtgctgaaaggaAAACAGTAGGAGCAGCGTTGCCAGTCAGCAGCGCCCTCTAGCGATGGTATCATGAACTTCACACAGTTTCAATTGTTTGTATAGTGCATGTATACGTAGGTTGTATAGTAGTCCACATGGAATATTTTGCACCAGTAATACCATTACACAAAATGGTGGAATTTTAAACAAACATCTTACATTAACATGCTCTCTGTTAGCGCCATACCCAGTACCACATGTACAGAGACATGAAACACTAACCTGGCCTGTGTGAGTCTGTTCGCCTCCTCTCGGTGCTGCTGGATATGCCGGGACACCGCTGACTCCACCTCGGCGGACGGTTTGTCACGGCGGGCCATGAGCCTCATCCGTCCCACGATGCCAGACAGCAGCCCCTGGATGGAATGTAGAAACTAGCCATTTAGtttacatgatttacatttgagtaactatttgcatatgatcctaaggATAGTGGTTAAACAGTTTTCCTaattagctgtacttgtatggaattgttctgctagttcattctattgacgctgaagaaaagtgatggatgtcactcgaaacgtccggaagtaaatatccgtttgtTTATCCAGTTGTACTACAAATAAAATGGCTATTTTCAAATAAGCCATTTAATTTGATTTGCTAACAACGTTATTTCACATATACGAGCGTTTCATGACGttatctgcgccatgttggattacagagTACGTCAGTAAACCACAGTAAGATGCTACtgattaattcaattacccgccgcATGGTCGTCGGAGAATTCAAATGATAATTAGCACGACGTCAATAAAAAGCCTGTATACTGCTGCCTTGTCATTAGGAAGAAAATTAACGTTGTaccagattattttatcaggtatACCAATAAACCACTCATACATAAAGTCATCTATTCAAAGGTCAAAGAATAAAAGCACGTTCACCTTCCTGCTATGCTGCATATGTGACAGTGTTGTTTCCTCTATAAACTTAGTTTCAACCATGCTGCCGTACAAACACTATAATTGTATCGTTTGAAGTCAGTTTATGCAAGATATGTAAGCATCCTCCCCCAATACCGCTCGTACGAAGTATAAACCTGCCTACTACGTCATACCCTGTTGACCTACCTTCCATGACGCTCCTGTTGGGGCGGTAGCCATGTTGTTCTGACCAAGTACGCCGTTATTGTTATCGATAGAAATGATTTCCTCTTGTTTGGCTTCTGTCGGCCTAGTTTGGATGTGACGTTCTCGTGAAACTGCGTTTCTGCGATTATTCTGTGACATCCCTTTTGAAGAGCCGTCTTCTGACCTACCTACTGCTAATTGTCCAGTATCGTTGGCAGTGTCCTGagcagttttgtttcttttaggaCTACTTTGGTCAAACACGTCAGTGTAGGCTTGTTTTGCATAGCTTCGGTTTCCTTGGCTGTCCTTCGGGCGAGCTTTGTCAGCTTGCATGGCGTGTCCACCAACCCCTGCTCCGTAAAACGAACGCTTCTTAATGCCGTTAGGATACAACTGTAAACTAGGAAGGTCTTCAAATGTGGGTTTAACACCTTTCTCCACCTCGTATTCAGTAACAGGCCCGAGCCCGTTAGACGCTTTCTTTTGGATGGGTGGAAGAGGTTTGGCGCCTACGCTTAACTGGCTGATCGCATTGAGGTCCACAAGGGATGGTCGTAGGGGACTTGCACTCGGTGGCCAGGAATTATGTACCTGAATCTGCCAAAGAAAAGAATAGTACTCAGCATCTTGTTTCCTGTGCTGTTAACGTATATGTCTACATTTATAATGTCAACAATAAAGATATCTGTACTGTTTCAATACTTACGATAGGGAATGCATGTCTATACTTTATGTTATTTTTCTGTGCATAATTAAGAGCCCCACCTCTTGAACCCGATAGATATACTTTATGTGTTGTTTCATCTGTCGGACCTTCGTGTGTTAGCACGCGAATATATCGGATTCAATTACCAAGTATCCACATGTGTCTCTCTATACATTTTGACATCGTTATGTATACTGCGATGATATACTACAAATTTCAGTATGCAATAGAAGTCGCCAATAGCACTGTTCTCTAATGTGAAGGTGCCGCAAAATTAGATTTAAAGAATTAGTGTACTTCGAATTGGAATAAACCAAATGACAGTTCAATTCCTCAGGTGTCCACATAATACATTTTTACGCGGTATATATCGACACTGCCACATGTACTGCGTACTATGTTATACAGTACTTAATTCTACATTGTGGTTAGTCAATGTTTGCGAGATCAGGGCACCTAATAGCCTGTATTAATAAATGATATGCCCTGTTGTGTGTTGTAGCAACGTACGTAGCTACGTTGAAAGAAATCAGCAAAGCCGTGTACAATGAGATGGCTTACCGTTAATGCTCCTTCTAAGaaaatgtgatgtgttctgttcACAATTGTCTTTTAGTGTTTCAGCTTTCAGTGTCCACTTGTCACACGTGCACCATATTCTgacatttggttttaaaatatATCTACTTTTGATTGTAAGGCATACCTAGTCCAATGAGAAGGACGAAAACGTAGACGTCAAATTTCTACAGTAGAGTACAAAAGTAAGCACCTACCTCTCCTGGACGGGTCTTCCTCTTCCCCATTGATTTGTTTCTTCTATGTAGAACAGGAGTTTCACTAACACTTCGCGGTGACAGGAGATCTTTCCCTGGCCCTGGGAATTCTTCGTTGTCTCTGTCACTCGTTCCCTTTCTCCCTTTCCTCCGTACCCGAGGGAGAGGTGAGGCGGCGGGGCTTCTGACAGGCCCCGCGACTGGGAGCCCGCTTGTCATAGTCGTGGTGTAATGATACTGACTTATAACAGCTCAGTTACATTTGTACTCTCATCTCCTGGGCGAACAAGACGTGTAAGTCACGAAGCCTGCGGCTGCGTTTTAACACGACACTCAACAACCTCGAATAACACCCTTTGTGCGTGTCAGGTCATATCGGGTTCCCAGCGTTGTTCATTTCAGTAATTACGTGCAGAGATAATGCCGAAGTTCACCATGCGGAAACGTGTACAAAACAGCGGCGCCGTTACCAGGTTTTAATCGCGGTTACAAATGCCACACCTCTGAATTATTTATTGGGTTCTCATCACTGGTTGGGTGGATGATATGAAGACAATACCTGTAGATACGGTATGGTTATTCACAACACGTTCACCACTTTACACACACAGCTACAGATTGTGACACTATACAGGTGTCTCACCCTATGTGTCTACGAATAGAAAGTATATGTTTGTCGCCATCACAAATTCAATTGAAGAGAACGTTGCGCCCATGTCAACTGTCGGATGTTAGGAACTTAGGTGTCTCTTAGATACTGGCACGCCTAGTTTTCTACGTCATTTCCTGTCATCTCCAGTTTTTGTTGTCCTAATAAACCAGACACACTCGGTAGCAGGTAGCATCCACGTATTTTATTAGCGGACAAAGGGAATGTAACATAAACAGGGCGTGTCGTACTCTCCAACACACAGTATTATCTATCTATCGATGATACAACATGGTTCTTCACAGACCGACAATATACATGGTTCTTCACAGACCGACAACAACATGGCAGAAACACGTCACCACACTTTACGACAGTTTTAAAGGGGAATTTCCAATCCAGTTGCTAACTCAAGAACCAATCAACCAACCTGCCACAAGTTACATGTTCAAGCAACAAGTTAGATACACCAATCACTGTGTCATACACAAAGGTGATCTGGTCCACGTTCACAGCTTTGCCCCG
The window above is part of the Branchiostoma floridae strain S238N-H82 chromosome 14, Bfl_VNyyK, whole genome shotgun sequence genome. Proteins encoded here:
- the LOC118430153 gene encoding uncharacterized protein LOC118430153: MTSGLPVAGPVRSPAASPLPRVRRKGRKGTSDRDNEEFPGPGKDLLSPRSVSETPVLHRRNKSMGKRKTRPGEIQVHNSWPPSASPLRPSLVDLNAISQLSVGAKPLPPIQKKASNGLGPVTEYEVEKGVKPTFEDLPSLQLYPNGIKKRSFYGAGVGGHAMQADKARPKDSQGNRSYAKQAYTDVFDQSSPKRNKTAQDTANDTGQLAVGRSEDGSSKGMSQNNRRNAVSRERHIQTRPTEAKQEEIISIDNNNGVLGQNNMATAPTGASWKVGQQGMT